In the genome of Lathyrus oleraceus cultivar Zhongwan6 chromosome 4, CAAS_Psat_ZW6_1.0, whole genome shotgun sequence, the window atggatatgcaaaatgaatgattttccaaggaactctaagtgaaggaaaagatagaattgcaaacatttttgataacaaaacaaagttatcaacccaaaatacaaccaagaaaaccatttaaggacatgtgtcatcaggacgagcataaacaagtaggagttgtccttcaagtctctcaattctttcttcataggccttctgcataaaagctttctccttcaccaaactgtctacaagacctttccatgcacctgaggactgtggaatctgggagtaatctgttgtgcctgaggaaaataaatcctcttgcacccttggacgtttacctgcacgatcttctccactctgctcctttaactgtctctgaagttcttcattttccatttcgagcacctgggccttatccttccaagcgtctctctctttctcgaccctctccaaggtggcttggagttcttctttgtcatctagcggaaggtagggggtcttcaacggagcgggtttgataggatcatgatgtgggtatggcattttcaactgtatagctctggctctgatccactggaggtacggctcataggaggtacaatctttcttacccaattcaagtctccctttgcgacaaacacgatgccaagctcttactactctctctttcatggtagggtcctcctcgttatccctcaagaaaataccttctaaaagaatgttaggaggcttgtccttcatagggtaaccgagttgtctcctagcaagtactggattataagaaatgattccctttgtgcccatgaggggcacattggggaactccccgcaactatcaatgatcttcacatcgtctaaaactctactataccatgcaatatctgactgggtaagagacataatcctctgtgaccactgaagtcctgacttgcgatcccaaaaagtagctgacttaggaagatgagagacaaaccatttgtagagtaacggtatacagcagactatggttcctcctcctttcaaagtacggtaatggatggaatgataggtgtctccgagcaaagttggaacaggattaccacttaggaagatgcgtatagcatatgaatccacaaaaccttcaatattaggaaatagtaacaaaccgtagatcaacaaggcgaacagatgctccacaataatatcacaaccttgactggcaaaataagaaaccttccccattaagaacttggcagtgaaacctggaagtcctcctttggtggtgaagttattcttgaattctgacttcttcatgtacaacacttttgcaagagaactgtgctcgggtaacttttctgaaccagagaaaggtactgtatcagcaactgggatgtgaagcaattgggcatactcttccaatgtaggcatgagttgatagtctgggaatgtgaaacagtgatagactggatcatagaactgtactaatgtctgcaataacccttcttccatcctaagtgtcaataaagatataagtgccccatatctgtctctgaaaccaataggatctgcgatcgaagaaaccagtttctttagttcatctatctttggattgatgagattgtactttttcacacttctccgtccaaaatccatgtttcctgcaatatttgcaatcctcactttaagttccttggaaaaaggttgaaatgatgggaatgaatgcatgtcatgcatgaatgcaacaaacacaaacatggtcaaacaatacaaggctcaaagttcatcaccagcatggagtttaggacaaagccccaagataagttctaaggttcacctgccaaacgggttctaaaagttcccaaggttatggatccttcttcggataataccgggttaagcaactgctcgctttccaatattattctcaaaagaatctcgcttgagtgtgatatcgcgtatcaaccaaaccagacttttggtccgaagtggtcaccgcatcacatcctaagtaaggccaagatggggtaaaggtaaactaaggtccttggcttcacgggcccgtcgaaagcaacaatgcctcacaaatgacttgtttagcactatcaccctcaaagaggcctccaccaagcggacaaaggctcaagtcaactcggtaaggattgtctcctatcaagtcaacctgaattatcatccatcctatctcaaatgtgccccaaatccgggtataggatttatcacaagtatcccccaaaacccaaaataacaaacattacaaacaatacaatttagcaaatattcacaaagcaaacatataaacaagcaaagataggctaaaccctcaaataagtttaatcatgtattccccaacagagtcgccattctgtcgcggcgggatttttcacgagattaagtattgattgaacttaacccgtttgaaaaatattttaaatgcaagagtcgccaccgtcttttattttatcctaaaaaggaagggaaaaataacgataaatccctttagagttacgggttcgggggttggttatgcaaagggaaggtattagcaccctctacatctgtggtactccacaggaacctttttgcttatgcttatgtgaatgctttgcttcTTTCGttttgatcgtttgattggggagatgagaaaagaatttgattttattgtttttggactcgataaagtcgtagacttcatgcctacgtatctccaaggcgcaatggagaaatcagaatccacgtagttctcccaaaagaaaaggggaaagtctgttttgttgattttagattggcgtgtcttgctatctcttgctcgacctaggcgggaggcttcgagactgacacgtccttttgaaaatgtttttaaactgaaaagccaaagctggcaaaagttttgaatgagcctaaaccctgaaactataaataaatgggctcattataaggaagcccaagagtaagcttgtgagtgtgtgaaaagggtttcttaaacggcgaccgttggaatcgcattgggtttcttttttttttggatttttcgattttttaacataaaacgtgaacaatacgattaaacacacaatacagaaacggttagtaacaacataaacaaatataaaaaaacaatataaacatttactttagacaaaataaacatttaaacaaataattaatttaactaacatttaaataaacatatatgcaaaatataataaaagataaacaatattaGTAAAcaaagtatatatatatatatatatattatatattaatatataatatatatatatatattaatatttatatatatatatatatattatatatataatatatagatatattatatatactatattatatatatatatatatatatatatatttttagacaataaatatagtagacaaaaataatatatatgtacatttagacaataatatataatagacaaaataatatatatatatatatatatatatatatatatatatatatatataatatatatatatatatatataattataatatatatatatatatatatagatatatatatattttagacataaatatatagtagacaaaatAATTATATGTACATTAGACAAATAATAAtatagacaaaaataatatatatatatatatatatatatatatatatatatatatatatatatatacatatatatatatatatatatatatatatatctatatatatatatatatatatatatatatttagataaataatatattaaaacacatgtcggcaagccggaactttgccgatttcagagataagtgaagaacattaccttgtgtgaagaggatgaacttctgatcgtccaaatgatcgaccgaaagctggaaaccgtcaccgacgcagtgatggctgccttcgtgagtacctgacttcaacgtcacttttgatcggtgaaacgacgccggaatgaaatgaaccttggatatttgtgacctggactcaacgaacttcaaagatatgaaatcggttttgtgtttcggtgaataatcgggacgattttgggttaccgaaaatgaagaacaagtgaaatacggtaatgcttttggaaaaatatttcttttcaattctctgtttctctcaccacacgtttttttccttactgatccacctccccctttttctttcttttctctttcttactaaccacatctatatatatatatatattatatatatatatatatatatatatatatatatatatatatatatatatatatatatatatatatatttagattacttaaacaataagaaacctaaaaaaatatctaacataaattaataatatatgtttagattacttaaacaataagaaacctaaaaaatatctaacataaattaataatatatgtttagattacttaaacaataagaaacctaaaaatatctaacataaattaatataatatttagattacttaaacaataagaaacctaaaaatatctaacataaattaataatatatatttagattacttaaacaataagaaacctaaaaaatatctaacataaattaataataatatttagattacttaaacaataagaaacctaaaaaatatctaacataaattaataatataatttatatattatataataataataataataaactaatataatattaatcctaattaaataaactaattaacaactaaacacaattaatattaagcacaaataatattaaacggcacacgattaaaatacgataaaatcgagcgacacgaacgcgataaaaacgatgacaatttgcacagcaaaacagacaaattgataaaaccaataaaccagtaaaccggtaaaccagtaaaatcaacaacacgactgAAACAGATTCGATTAAATCACAtggcacaacacgtaattaaataaacaaccctaggcaataataaaatcaacacgacatcacgaaaacgctcacaaacacaatcacaaataatcggacaatacgaaaactctaatatattcgaaatacagtcaaaataccgaaaaacaaacaattaaatagataaaaacgcacaaaacctaatcgaagcgatgccacgcacaacagagataagtgagataaatacgaggcaacgatatcggccaggttttgctaaagcaacgaaatacaacacggtaagcaacgaaaacacacaaaacctaatcaaaccagttgtcacgcgaagtttaagaaattgagatgaatacgagacaacgagattaatcaagatgtggtcaacaaagccaaagtcaaattttggggtgcgacaacagggcttctagactacatggagttagagaatgattacctaggtggtatgctAACCATAATCAAAGCAAAtctcaagcaatgagctaaaagcgactaaagtacctataagaaaatcaaacaagtcaatatggtattcagacaaatcaaacagacactcaacagtgttacaaccaatatgcacacaaggcaaATCCTAAGTGGAAACAACTCAAGCgagttcatcaccaagggacctacaacaaaacaaaggttagtggacaaagtaacttgcatctcaagtcatgagatcacatcaatcattagagctaattgcttgaacctgaaatgcaaagctcaaaaggtaagtacaaaccactagtgcaaagactagggtcaaaggcgaagtaaaaactcaaaacagaagttgatattcaacatgaagcacatttattcaagcatgaacatgtcctaaaaaggatcaaactcaaatcctaaggcaaaGCCATCtaatgaacaagataaggcaaaggcaattataaagcccagagatctctcaagctatcaccatcaaagaaagtgagtcagtacaggtaatcggaataaacctccaggtggtatcccacaaataaagtggaacaccaggaaagccatctctgcaagagtcatatgagccctcacaaaacaaaattcaacaaacaggttagagaaacaagatagggtaatcaagagttgcccccaaatcaaaatttaaccacatgaatcatgccattaaaattcacaaaaagcaaccaagggtaggaggcttaaacctcttgttaaacacatgcatcaaaagggtatcaaattcacccataatacctcatatattcagagcattcaaattaaaagcataaagtaatgggaataaggcaaacctgactggagagatcgaataaaattgaattgcccggttgggtttgcaaagcaatctgagggtttatatgagagggaattggttctttaccgatgagttcccttcagtctctggaggttgctctgaactctgttagctcttctctcactatctttttcctgccagggtaataggaatagaattcccttttgtttcactgaaactctgaatttataacctgatttttgtggacctgtgggctcaaatgagagaggcccaagtccaaaatttttctgttatattttttttatttatttatttattttcgtttttcgttcttttttttaacacgtgggcttcgcctagcgagcatgacagttcaagaaattcctttgagcgtaggtgattctggtggcttttcttgggactcgctaggcgacccattctgcttgcctagcgagcatgacagctcatgaacaaactttttctccttcaagattaacgttttgactgacgaatagaccccatttgaacctgttggaagtatctcaagccattcccttgtgttgactgatcatctaaatagaacccacaaagtgtcttggatgatactcaagcttcaaataaaagatgttagtgacacatttttgtgcttttggttagtaaacaaaattaagagaaacaatgatgtataattcaagcatgcttggtgatctcaaaccaatcacaaggagtcccacccaaaggcaaagggaaccaagatgccaaggatccttgaggcaatgcaaatgcaatgttatgatgccatgagggatcttagggtcaaaattggggtcttacacctacatgttatattgatcaagtattcttcaagagtttgagggtgatttgccttggaaaccctagtttcactaggcatcttgagtaacttctccaacaagctatctcaccaattgatcaaatttctcaagggacccttaaaaattcatcatcttatacgtatatgatctaccatgagccaagaaagtcaagagaattggaaattagcaagttggttgatggtggttggccagatgaattcatctgatcaaaattgggtctccctagaccctatctcctacaattttccCCATATGAAAAGGATTCCAAGtaaaaattactctaaatgacattataaagaactttcatgttgagacctagagctagttttgcttggaaaatcattttctatgttgaaacattataggtcattttgtctaaaccctaatttgaaagtcaacttcccaagtccataacttgctcaatttttatgtgatgaaATATTACCAAGatgcacaatcaaattcaatgtgttttcttcaactttcatgtttggagtgggagctaattaaacttttttgagcatgtgatatgaggctacattatatgtcacttttgacctataccattgatcaagtaattttttaaacttcaaaaatgcataactctatcatttaaaatccaaatgatatgaaattggtgactattttgaatGTCTTTTAGATAGATACAACTTcgatgaagacacttttctcatttgaagctcctataaaaagttaagcaaagtggaatattgagacatatggcttgacacttagaaaaattttgatatgtcaaaattttccaaacttccacctcaaaattatccaagttccaagctccaaatgaaaaagtgttaaacatcaaaattgttcctcttgatctcacctttccaaagagctcaaattatttcattttggacttgaaatgtATAGGCtacgcatggcttaaacaggatgatatcatttggcatggatcaatcttcaaacatcaatgtacctgtgacttgcaatccatgcctacttcaacacatctgatcttcaatttggaccttcaaaccattatttgatgggcctatgcgcgcatgcagcattgcatcatcatttgccaatattggaaagtgaaagtgagtgtgcaaatatcacatgattcaactataaatagagcttcaattgctcagaattaagaacaccattgcgccaactttgacccccccattgaaaacccttcactcgCATAGGATAAACttgataaattcatttgaatttgagcttgaatctccactgtgttggaattcaattctccaggaatccattgcttctaaactttcccattctcttcctgcaagcaattgaagtgagtccaagcacaagccaAATCAAGATCCATCGTGTCCAAACCTCCATTGAAAGTAATTTacagaaattttaaactcttccattcttttaaattcttgctcaattccgttgattctttggttgtctgaagtcctaccaatgtaggcaagaagattgagttgctttaaggtcaaatcgaagcaactcagttaatgtacctcagatttcaattccacatatctctcaatatatttggaattggaatggatagaggtcagattcgagctcagtgccattttctctttaagatcatgtccttgtttctttttttggtgatggtttatgttgaccagtccggtgaggttcaccgaagaagatgatcggagctctggctccggcgatgacttggccaacctctgaaccataggatccatgtCTCATGTTCTAAACTTGATCGTCCCTTGTGATTACCTCATTTGCCACGCAGTTGACTATAGaacatgtggaacgcgcgttttggatcatcatatctgccatctcaattaatgagggagatctgatggtccacgtatttttgagtttctgaaattttattttaattgcatattctacaataattcatattaaatttaatattgatccaaaaaatatgggactttcaccaaaaaatttcaaatatttttctctttcatattctgaattaaaattattttttggattattattaatatttttcatgaattaattgattttgcatttttttaattgtttaaaaatatttttaagtatccaaaaattatgaaattttttctccaaggtcctttgaccttgtttgacctatcATAAATCTCATGactatttctttggtgtttttatgagattttaggaattggacaaaacatatttgaattaaatgcattattc includes:
- the LOC127135656 gene encoding uncharacterized protein LOC127135656, which translates into the protein MDFGRRSVKKYNLINPKIDELKKLVSSIADPIGFRDRYGALISLLTLRMEEGLLQTLVQFYDPVYHCFTFPDYQLMPTLEEYAQLLHIPVADTVPFSGSEKLPEHSSLAKVLYMKKSEFKNNFTTKGGLPGFTAKFLMGKVSYFASQGCDIIVEHLFALLIYGLLLFPNIEGFVDSYAIRIFLSGNPVPTLLGDTYHSIHYRTLKGGGTIVCCIPLLYKWFVSHLPKSATFWDRKSGLQWSQRIMSLTQSDIAWYSRVLDDVKIIDSCGEFPNVPLMGTKGIISYNPVLARRQLGYPMKDKPPNILLEGIFLRDNEEDPTMKERVVRAWHRVCRKGRLELGKKDCTSYEPYLQWIRARAIQLKMPYPHHDPIKPAPLKTPYLPLDDKEELQATLERVEKERDAWKDKAQVLEMENEELQRQLKEQSGEDRAGKRPRVQEDLFSSGTTDYSQIPQSSGAWKGLVDSLVKEKAFMQKAYEERIERLEGQLLLVYARPDDTCP